The following DNA comes from Amphiura filiformis unplaced genomic scaffold, Afil_fr2py scaffold_109, whole genome shotgun sequence.
ttatttatttatagagtCAATACCTTAATACAATGGTGTCCCCCATCTACTACATAAGCCAACATTTCATAATTCTCCTCCATTACATGGATACCCCTTGGCAAAGACAAATTGCCCCCTAAGCGTCCTATGAATTCCCCATCCATTGTGTAAGCCAACACACATTCCACCTTCTTTCTTGGTCTGAGAGTGTTTGTAACAGCAGTTATGTAGATAATGTCATGCTTGTCAACTGTAAGCCCACGTACAGCCATGTCACTTCCTTCAAATATGACTTTAAAGCAGTGGACAACTTCACCTGTGATAGAGTTAAAGATTTGCACCCGGAAATTCTGACAGTCGGCAACCACCAGTTGACGTCTGCTGTTGATGGCGATGAACCACGGTTTCATGAGTTCACCAGGTTTTGTACCCTCCCTTCCAATGGTCTTGATGAGATGGTCATTCAAGTCAAAAACACGTATGCAGCAGAGTTCATGATCGGCAACATAAATCTTGTCATCACTGTCGATAACCACTCCTGTTGGTCGCTTAAGAAACTCCACACCAATCTGCTTCAAAGGAACCCAGTCTTTGTTATACTGAATCACACGCTGGTTTTCCAAGTCTGAAACAACTATCACATCATTCCGTACAGCTATTGCATATGGCTCAAAATTCTGTGAACTTGACAGAGTTGGCATAACAAACTTATTCCTAAGCAATCCAGACCGATCTGTAACAATTACCTCATGATTTCCTTTATTAGTAATAATGAAATCAGTACCAAATTCTGCAATATCATGAGGGTTGTTCAGCTTAGGACCCCCTGTAATCGTCACTTTGAGCTCACCTCGAGGAGCAACAAGCAATGTCTTGGGAGAGTTGGCACATGGCTTGTTGCAGTAATTTACGATGACTTCATACTGACCAACAAACTCAGGCACGAAAGATGCATTGCATTTCTTGTCCCCAATCTCTTCAAACTTTAAGTCTTTCACAGTATTTCCAGGTGACTGGATATGAGCACTGAAGTCTTCAACTGATGCATTGAGAGGAAGAGAAACAGATATTACAACTTCTTGTTTAGTTTTCGGTAAAGTTGGAGAGATCTGAAAGTCTACTTTTGCAGATGGTGATGCCATTGTGTGATTGTTCAGATGATGGTCAAGTCTACCTGTAAAAGATTATGCAAAAATGAACAAATGTATATTATGCCGGTAAGTTTAGTATTGATAACACaagcagaaaaaaaaaagaaacattgtTCATtaaaaagtttatacattttgtaCGAGTCTAAAGCAAGGCCAGTGATGTGCCAGTAGGCTACTAAATGTTTTTGACTTGTGAATGATAAGAGCCAGAGTTATGTGATCAAGCTGGTATATTGCAAGGGATTTACAAAAATCGGGATATGGTGGAATAAACACAACAGATAAAAGAAACACTATGAAGacaaaatatgtaattttaataaaaacatgtatattttcaaaatgaatgtcATACAGAAAGAATCCTAAACTCATCTTTacagttttgtttcttttttattgtTCTTTTTGCTTTTCCTTGTACATTTAATCACCAAATAAACGTTGAAGGGTACAACATACCCCATGTACTTATTATTCCTCCCGGATATTCCTTTTCCTTCTTAGACAAGGTTTGTGGCTCAGTATTATAAACAATGGTTATCTATTGAGATTTTATATCATTGCAAAGCATAAGCACAGAAAATGTCTGGTACATAATGGCCTTGTTTTAAAGTGGCAAGGTCCAATCTTATGTTCTGTTCTACCTTACatttaacaagaatttgtctttaaaaagacaaagttcacggatcaggtgtatattactctactttggtctaactttcaatattattatactaacccacagataataacctactctgcactgatttaacaataaataaatgaattgaggcataaatgatacttgcatcttgactctggaaaataaatttcaaaaaacCTCATCATGTTTTTAAGCCACCTGTAAACAGGAAACAAACTTCCATCAAAATGTCCACTGTATCAGCCCATCAGATGATATTTCCCATTCGACACCCCATTCCTTTTAAAAGAAGTATTATTTGGAAGCAAATCACCTAATGTGTTTCAGGAACACTGCATGTTGGTAAcatctcaaattattttgttgaacacacattgcttggttattacaagagtcaataaacaatcAATTAACTAACAGTGTTCAATTAACTCTAGAGAATGGGCTTAATTTTGTGCGCTGTAGTTatattctgaagtaaatcgcctattgcaccttatcactaaataaataaaattatagctaattatactgaCCATGGTGACCTGCTTAACCAAACAGTTATgcgtattgtcagcatgtgattgctataagccaattgaaaacatgtttaataaaaaaggctaaaaatttccTACACATGAGCAGTCTCACTGGAGATTAAATGTGCTAAATTGTAATTGTCATGgggagcaggattagataaaggcatacaaacgagggtatgagatattaggaattatttcctagtctcttaACCACAGGGGTGGTGGATtacaatagttattcaagacacatggtgtgtaagggataaactgtgcatatgagatgtgggtgcaaacgGTTTTAATGTTCACTGGCGTGAACAAAAAAAGGCCTACCAGTAAAACAATCTTTAGATTCTAAATTTTGAGTTGTTTTGCTCCTTCAGTTTTGAAATGAGGAGCAATGTGTGGAAACAATGCCTCAGTGGTTACCACAATTCtctgtttttgttcacaccatcttaaTTAAACATATCTTGGGCATTAAATTTTATTGGGGCAACGAGAAAaacatgagctttcttctgataccaaaatctcaattttgatgaagaaaaaaggATGAGGCTGACGATAGGGTCACACCCCTTcaatcaaaattgaataaaaattgtttgatgaataaatatgaatcgatgaataaaattgtttgatgaataaatatgaatgaaaataAAGCATGTATCCAATATGCCTCATATCTGAACATTTCAAATGACATAAATTGCCATGTCAATTTCATCCAATGTAGATATGCTTCACACACTTCACACAAACTTGCATGAATTATATATACAATAATGTATTTCCAACATGCAAGTTTAGCATATACACATTATTTGAATAGGAGTTTGATGATTTTTCATAAATTCACTGATTTGTAAACTcgataaaaagaagaaaatgtccTACCTTTGCAGTAACTGGATCGGTAACTGACAATATTCAACACATCCAACTTTATTATCCGAAGTAAATGGTCAAAGTCCACATCGCTACTGATAATTGTTGATAAGAGGGTTCCACGGATACTCCATGTCAGGTTATatgtgtcaaaaggagacacttttgggcaggatcgtaaatggagaaatagccaaaaatctgccggtgggtggttttttcacaatttgggtttgttatgaatttgtgatgttaacaatggtaaaaatattgtctgatagtttcagaccggaatataactggcatcttgtattttttgagacatttttcaagttaattcctactctcaacattgtcaataatatttttagaggccgatatctcaatttccaattttataataccataacttccgaactcaatatcttcgcttaggaatgtccgatttaattggagaaaacggcgttgtggtgcaaaatatctctatatttaagatatgtgaaaacctcaaaattgataacctgcccaaaagtgtctccttttgacatgacacgtcacatgtacatatatacatgtagtagctTAAGCCAACTGTCTATGCATGGAAATTTATGCCCTCCTGCACTCAGGATTATTAACAACTGACCCGACCCCCTCTGCATCCTCACTTGAATGAGTTATTACTACCCCCATggaggggtctttcagtgagattTGATGCCAAAAAATGGGATCATTGGATGAGAAGCCCCAGCCATAATGTAGCATCAATTCAGGGTtcgaatttgtttaaaaattttgtgtagcagtttttggctaattcatcataatcaggatacttccatataccatggaagaaagagatgagaaggaaccacaacgacttcgatcggccaagttttaatccgcttatctattgacgcatgaaaagaaaagctatcaatggtacttcctttcatgtataatccatttaccgcgatcgatgcttggcgaaatcattactggaaaaaatttataacaaacccatccacaaacaaacaaacgctacccagaagtaagattatggaatttcactgatgctctgaacatgtatagtagctttgttttgggattttGTAGAAAAtggcctataaaacatcgaaaaggtaatcaaaatcggccgtttttttgccgagtttcatctttagcaaataacgaagattttggtgactttttcgatgaaaaatagatgtaaaatgttcttaaataatgcacaatgttccggttgagtccggtacataaaacccgtttaatttaatagtttatacgtgtataatcgtaactagctaactcgtttcagtgccaaagactgccaactctgagaaaaaaatcatcaaagttcggaaaaattgggcaaaatggaagaaaaagatgtaggccatcaatgaccgatgatcacgtcaccagagaaaatcctatagggtgcttgcacggaaggtcattagttcaaatcatccttcacacacgctccagaagacatgcaaatacatggaatacaataccaatcacctatttaacgcgctgggtattgatcaaagtaaatcctcatgaataacaatgtcaactaaatgtcggtaaagggagtagacaaagtgaatgcgttcgttgtggttccttcttatctctttcttccatgcatatactaaagcactataaaaagtgctatacaaatgcaaaattgggtagcagttacttcaaaatgtggagcaaactgctatgcgatacagccaaatTCGAACCCATGAGCATCATATAAATGAAGTTggattattttttttcaaacctgattttttggtatattttgtaatgtttacacatgcctCAACTtgaacctaaatggaatcggccaaattgtAGGTCAACAGATCAATGTAGTAATTACAACATTATATCCTCCAAAGAAGTCCCCATTAAATAACCAAAAAATAGCCTGTGAGGTTTGTTGCATTTTACCTtgatatttcagcttaaaatggacaaaaaccgTTTCTGacagttattaataatattaattcattatttttgGCACAGgataccaaattaaaatttgatggaaatcatacattatggctttaagggattTTTTTAGGCGAAGATAACTAAAATAACTGTTCTCACATTAAAAGGACATTCAGAGGTCTGTCAAACCAAAACTACATCAGTATTCTACACACACCATTTGTCAAACACTTCAAATATTTACTAATGTTTGAAATAAGGCGAGTTCTCACGTCAAATACCCATGAAAGTAGGCGcagacccgcaaatttcctacagTACAGGTTTGCCgtacccgtaaaaattgaaccaagcaaagagcagaaaatttcAGTTTTGTTGTTTCACTGACAAATCCGGTttggacccttgaaaattggtaagGACACTTGAAATTTCGACCCCTGATAGTAATTAACCCCTACAATGAATAAGCGAAACACTCATGTCAgagagacacatctcaattcATCATACCCGGACATAATGAATTATTCCTGTGCAAACCGACATACGTGACCATTTGGTTACAactttttatctcttttttaaaCTCATTAATCAAACAAAAATTGgtggatcttatgttgcattttgatgaggcaGTTTTGTCCATAATCACTCAAAACTGATGGgtgatgggtactaatcattttgagggttcataccactaaatccgcgtgtgaagcggtttccggtaaaagtttatcacgactatagtcccaactatttggtggcatgtaccctttaataCAGCCTGTACATGCGGTATCAAGCACCACCTCTCATCTGAGGCTTGGGAGTTTTATTTGATATATCTGGCATATTCATTTAAACAACATCTGCCTCAACATTAACACTTGCTACATGTAAGAAGAATACACTGCATACAAAGACACCATTCAATTGTGCAAATATTTGTTATTTTGATACCATTATCTTTAATCAGTCAGTAATCAGtatggttttaaaaaaataaatgactcAATCTAAACACCAAATTCATATATATGATAACATATTTTCATAAACACAATAGACATCTACTGGTGGAATTTACAATATAGATTCATTATATAGCATATTCATGTTATATACTATATATATCTAAAACTGAACTGGTACCATAACCAGAAATTGCAATGATACATTGTAATTGTAAGAAATGTATATCACATTAAATGTTAGCTTGTAGGAACACAAACTTcttgacatgaatatttttacAGAACAAACCAAAGCTCTATGAATGTAACTAGTTTAGTTGCAAACCTGACCCACCCTCCCTCCCCATACATTGTACATAACAAAGCCAGATGTGAGAAAAAAAATAACATCAATATCATTGATCTAAATGTTTatactgactttcagcacaactaATTAAAACTAAACTTTTCAatatgtgacacacatcttcgtcagaagaagtcctaagatgttgtgttGGCCTTGCCCTTTTGTTGGCCATTGGTGAGTTTTGGTAAAATGAGGGCATTGTACATGTATAGGGATGGCAACTCCAGTCCTTGATTGTGATTTCATTCTGGCAATTGTTTCTTGATTTGGGTGACCTCCTTCAAATATCACACAAATGTGTAAGCAACAATTCTATCCTATACTTTACATCTCAAGTGAAagtatagtgtgtctcatctcaagttgagtgtacactatgttggatttcacagttaTGGGGTTTGCATCCCCAGTGTACGGACAACTCACGCTTCTATGCCTATGTTTACGCCTCGCAGGATTAGGTTAGTGCACACAATTGAAATCTgtgctgcaaaatccaacatggcattactctcaacttgagaccagACTGACTATAGTTTCATTCATGGGGcttaatttatattttgatttgtTCCCTTATAACCCAAGAgagaaaattcaaaaatatatatctacaactggaaattcaaaaatattaataaaatgcaCTACTAAAGTCAATTATTATATCTATCAACAAGTTTGGGCTATGTCATCATTGCAGCTTCCAaggaaaaatatataaataaaatttcaggTCTATATTTAGATACCTCATACACACTTTTATATCTACTGAAATAATATGTAAGTTTCAAACATGCAATTACAAAAGTAGGACATTAACGTATATacatggtgtcccagaaaaaattactgggcgaatgaatttgaacgtaagtcgagaaatagataaATGcgcgattacataacacatgcatcaattcacttccttcaaagtttgaaagaaagatcattcaacacaatgcgcactagtggttaaacttAACGGTCAAgacaatgggcttcatattttgttctgtgaaatcctttttgttctttttaaacaatctgtttcttgcaaaacatttaattaggttttgttcaaatttgaaatcctgcaCAATATTgaaagatgatgctcggtacttgtaaatatcttttttcattaatgttgatataaatgtttcaTAACGAATTCTTGGATAAAGAATTCCAGATggctttaaaaatttctcacacattaatgtttttggaatatctCTAAGAAATtgcaatgcaaagtttaaatcttttaaaacttcaacattaatgttgcatggtatcaaaaatcacacgtaaagctgtaagcacttgatcattgtcgtTCTTGGCTCAAATgctctttggaaagttaaaaatgtaacatatttgtgcaacttaaaaaattaaagttggaaagcttccaattgcagaaatcaaagttttctcggacaaactgttattcatcttcagtgaaagcatgaataacataacaccgtcggattataaaatagatgatGTGGAGTAAATTCAATGAGATactcaaactttaggaagcggtgagcgagtacatgaaaaaagcgcctgttggtcaaacttggaatgaattgcATTGATGCCCTCATTATGttatcgttaatttcttcgcaaccagtcaaccgaaaaagaaaaacaattatcttatgtgatgcacaataaaataggctatgtgctacatttttaattgttcgattctgatgtctatttctcgacgtacgttcaattttgttcactcggtaattttttctgggacaccctgtatacatctATTACAAATTAGTGTTGATTCAGCTCAATTAGTACATGTGCTTTAAAAGTACATAGTATATAGGTTAATTCTTGATTGTCAACAGGTGTTGTGAAGACTTTTTGATAATTATAATTTTTAAGGAGAAAAGCAGGAAGAAATGGTATCTGTGTCCTGTTTCACAAAGACTTACGACGGATcttacaattttgtttttaaaggtcAATTAATTTTTAGATCTGTCATAAGGCTTTGTGAAAGAGCCCCTGGCCTAGGAATTGAACCCAGGGCCTCAGGTTTGTGAGACCTAAATCTTTAATCAGAAAGTCTGTACGTCACCTTAAAACAAACATATTTCCATTTGATGGATTTGTATGCATTAGTTTAGAACATTTGTACAAAACTTGATCAtcacaaaatgccataaaaatttTACACCAACACCA
Coding sequences within:
- the LOC140144978 gene encoding uncharacterized protein; protein product: MASPSAKVDFQISPTLPKTKQEVVISVSLPLNASVEDFSAHIQSPGNTVKDLKFEEIGDKKCNASFVPEFVGQYEVIVNYCNKPCANSPKTLLVAPRGELKVTITGGPKLNNPHDIAEFGTDFIITNKGNHEVIVTDRSGLLRNKFVMPTLSSSQNFEPYAIAVRNDVIVVSDLENQRVIQYNKDWVPLKQIGVEFLKRPTGVVIDSDDKIYVADHELCCIRVFDLNDHLIKTIGREGTKPGELMKPWFIAINSRRQLVVADCQNFRVQIFNSITGEVVHCFKVIFEGSDMAVRGLTVDKHDIIYITAVTNTLRPRKKVECVLAYTMDGEFIGRLGGNLSLPRGIHVMEENYEMLAYVVDGGHHCIKVLTL